The segment TGAAGAATACTCATAATCAGCCCAGAATACGTAGCTTGATCATCTGGTAGTTGACCTCACATGTGTCAACTGACCTTTGTGAGAGAAATACGCATGAAAGCTACATAAATCATTACATTGATGCTGCTGAAATAAACTGTTAACCTACCTCCACATAACTGAGAGGAGGACCATTACGTATTCAGCAAACTTACACTACGTGTCaacatcaaaacaacaaagcaCATTTTGGTTTCAGCCACTGTGACAAATGACATCTGCAGCCATCCTCAAATGACggcccaacatgggtacatcTCAACCCCGAGGTACCCAAACAACTATCACAAGGCACAGAACTGTAAGACCTCCATTAAGGTGGCTCCTGACCAGCAGATCCGCCTCCACATCATCGACATGGATCTGGAGCAAAAGGGCAAGACAGACTGTGCCGACTGGATGTACTTCAATGACAAGTTTCACAGCATCACCTTGTGTGGTCGGCGTGCCAATGACACGTACAAGTCATACAGCTACTTCCTGGACATCGAACTACAAGCCGGGTCAGACAGCAAGAGCAAGGGTTTCTGGCTGTATTATGAAGGTAAGGTGGAACTCCAACCTTTCAGCCAGTCATGGAATTGTACTTttatgggaatcaaacctgtgaaTCAACAAGCCAAtgtcttaaccactagactacaattcCCTCACATCGAGGATCTAACTTGTGAACTCCTATATTACACATTGTTCAACATGGTCTAATAATGATTACAGCACTGAAATGATGGCGAGTCATGAGCATTTAGATGTAAAGTAAATACATGTTCATCTCCTCAATTTGTCAGCATCTCACAAAGACACAACCACTAATGTCACATTCCTTTTGACAGCCTTTCCCCCACTGCCTACTACCACCCTTATTGGAGGGGGACAGAAATCTACTACAATGCAGCAAGGTAGCTCCACAACCCCAAGACTGCTCCCTATCTCGACGGACCAGTCCCCTCCTCCAATGACACAGCAAGCAACCACTACCAGCACACCGATACCAGTGTACCACGACATTGTCACGCAGAGCAACAACAAACCTTCCCTTCCATTCGGTGAGTGCTACCTCCAGTTCCATCCTCGTCAGTCACAGCTATGTCTTCCGCCAACTAACTTTTAATTATTCCCCTACCAACTGCGGGCTCATGTATGACATATAAACACTGTTAACTGTGACCAGACATGCGATATATACATTTATAGATTATCTGTAACCTGGACTGCAATATATAAATGATCAGAAACCTGGACTGTGATATATAGATTACCAGAAACCTGGACTGCGATATATAGATTACCACTGACCTAGACTACGATACATAGATTATCAGAAACTGGACAGCGATATAAAGATTACCAGAAACCTAGACTGCGATATATAGATTACCAGAAACCTAGACTGCGATATATAGATTACCACTAACCTAGACTACGATACATAGATTACCAGAAACCTGGACAGCGATATATAGATTACCAGTAACCTAGACTGCGATATACAGATTATCAGAAACCTGGACAGCGATATATAGATTACCACTAACCTAGACTACGATACATAGATTACCAGAAACCTGGACAGCGATATATAGATTACCAGTAACCTGGACTGCCATATATAGTTTATCAGAAATCTGGACTGTGATATATAGATTACCACTAACCTAGACTACGATACATAGATTACCAGAAACCTGGACAGCGATACATAGATTACCAGTAACCTGGACTGCCATATATAGTTTATCAGAAACCTGGACTGCGATATATAGATTACCACTAACCTAGACTACGATACATAGATTACCAGAAACCTGGACAGCGATACATAGATTACCAGAAACCTAGACTGCGATATACAGATTATCAGAAACCTGGACTGCCATATATAGTTTATCAGAAATCTGGACTGTGATATAGAGATTACCAGTAACCTAGACTGCAATATACAGACTGATAATTATGTATGATATATCGGTTATAAGCTCTGACCTGAATTGTATAGGCTAACTGTCTCAACAGTGAGCTGTGTAATGATGATCCTTGTCTGTTGCAGCAGCCATTGCTGGCGGTGTGATCGGTACACTCAGCGTCATCCTCATCATCCTCCTCACGCTGCTCGTCATCAAATGGTGAGTGATCATGTCACTTTTACATGTTTGATCATTAAAGTCTGATCATGCCTAATGATGCTGAAAGATAGATCTATTGTTTTCTCCCTTCTTGGTTTTCAATACACCATGAGGAAACTTGTGTTCATGTACCTCAACACTGTTAATGGTGTACAGGAACTAAGTCCTGAAACACATCCATACAGAATGTTCACAACCATTTCTGTTCCTTTGGCAATACTGGAACCCATGAAACCGAAACTGTAGACTGCATGAAGAATTAACTTACAAACACTGACTCATCTGTTTAGACGATATGGGTATATCTGATATCTGTCTCTGATTAGGGTGTTTCATAAGCTACATCAGACCTTCTTGTAATCTTTGGACTTTTCCTCATACAGGTTCAAAGAGCGACGCTACTACCAGGACAAAGATCAGTTCCTAGATCACCGAAACCCAGCGTTTCGCAGCAGCGGTGACTTCAACGCATGTAAGGTGGAGGTAGATTACTACCACTGCTGATGTTGTAGTTACATCTACCGCCACATAGACTCTGCTTGCTCGGTATTGTGGTTGACCAATGTGTGTTAGGTCAAGCTGTCATAGATACGTTGCCGCTGTCGCTATGCCGTCCACACcacagtgtgtcagtgtgactggaaacacacacaatacactgtCTTCATCAACAGCTGCGGAAGAATCTCCATCATCAACATGTCATATGCAAGTTATGAATGTCACACGTCACCACAAGTGCCTGTGAAGACTAGGGGAATGATTAACCCTTTCAGTGAACTCAAACCTCAAAGGGGTTAATGTGAGCATGATGGACACAGTTGGAAATATGTTAAACATTTCTACACAGAATGGCACTACTGTGCGACACGACTGATAATGTGCAACTCATGTGAAGAAGACACTAACATAACAACACTGTTGTATTCCCTACACCTTGAAAGGGCAACATGTGCAATCTTAGTGctatacatcatcatcatcactatcatcatcattattctGCCATGAGAAATAACATGGTCTAGTCAGAATAACAGCTCATCAGGACAAGCGGAGTTATGTCCCCTGATGGAATTCTGCCATATTGTCTGTGATATAAGGATCATTCCCTATTTTTCTATACCATGTGTTGTACATATCCATTGTATTTATGAACACTGGCATGTCGGCCATGTAACATTGAAGTGAATGATTTGCTCAAACAAGGGCAATACCAAGTGTTATGAGagtgtaaatatttgaaacataaattaTTCTAGCTTATAATGTAGATACTAACTAATCTCACACTCATTTCTCCCTGCACTAATAAACTTGGCTTGtgtcacacaagtgtcagctcTGATCCCTGCCCTCCATCACTGTGCTATCTGCTGGCTTTCCCTTTAGTACATATACTGTTTCATAGCTGACAGACCTTTTCCCTTATTCAATAAAACATGATGAAAGTGAACTCACTTACACTTGCATTCAATATTTAATGTCTAAATTTACACATGAGTTCCTTCAAATATTTGATTTCAAAACTAAAAGCATTAAAAATCCTAAATGAAACATTAAGAATAAgacatttaaaaacaaacatggaaacGAGTTTATAAATGAATTTCTTCCTGGTGTGTTATTGAGCAATGACGAGTACATATCACTCTGAGGATGCCTGCTTGCAGATCCCATCTCTAGTATCCAGTCTTGCAAACCAGGCAGGGATTTTTCAACAATTCCTAACTAAACAATGGTACTTTCTGAAAGGTTACTTTTCTAACTTCGAGGTATTTCACTGCTGCATTGAATATAATGTAATAGGctagtgtattttgtttatatatttccCCTATAGGAGTACATTAATTacacaaaaaaacacatgaCACGAATGTCAGCCCGTAAACAGCTCTAGATAAATCACTTCTTTCACTGTCAAACAATATGAAGCAGTTGGATATTGCACAAATGTGCACGATAGATCAACCAAGTTAGCATATTCAACCAATGAGAGTGCACAAACTACTATATTCAACCAATGAGAGTGCACAAACTACTATATTCAACTAGTAAGTGTACTGGTTCTACTAGCTACCATATTCAACCAATAAGTGTACGAGATAGAATATTCAACCAATAAGTGTACGAGATAGAATATTCAACCAGTGAGTGTACGAGATAGAATATTCAACCAGTGAGTGTACTAGATGTTATTCTATATCAGTGAGTTTACTAATATTCATGTGAAACCAATGGGTGTACTAGTTCTCATACTATGCCAATGAGTCTACTAGGTTCTCattccaaaacatttttcatattttttaccaGGTCACATCTCATCTGTTACATCAGGTACACACCAGGTGGGCACCCACAACCTTCCACATCGTGCATCCAAAATGCTGGTACTTATTtccttaaaacatatttcagtacAATTCCAAATGAAGTTGTTCTTTTAATGTTTAGAATATTCCAAAGCATGGAACAAATCCCTTTAAACATTGACCAGAACTATATTTTCTAATTGAAAGCAGAAGAAGCTGCTGTGAAATCCTTCTGTGAAATCCTTCTGAGTAAAGTTGCCATGTTTAGTGAACAATGTCTGTCAGTG is part of the Haliotis asinina isolate JCU_RB_2024 chromosome 6, JCU_Hal_asi_v2, whole genome shotgun sequence genome and harbors:
- the LOC137286185 gene encoding uncharacterized protein isoform X2, whose product is MGKQQQVKMLHSNLCALTAITFISWLSLVHGDRLAACFNSTQKSIDIVCGAGAMVRILKAFYGFSPTDSCEYREGDCTLPEYENYPCVGRESCSINLPTGTYGSLIRSCGRYSNYFQVEYECVPATVTNDICSHPQMTAQHGYISTPRYPNNYHKAQNCKTSIKVAPDQQIRLHIIDMDLEQKGKTDCADWMYFNDKFHSITLCGRRANDTYKSYSYFLDIELQAGSDSKSKGFWLYYEAFPPLPTTTLIGGGQKSTTMQQGSSTTPRLLPISTDQSPPPMTQQATTTSTPIPVYHDIVTQSNNKPSLPFAIAGGVIGTLSVILIILLTLLVIKWFKERRYYQDKDQFLDHRNPAFRSSGDFNACKVEVDYYHC
- the LOC137286185 gene encoding uncharacterized protein isoform X1, with amino-acid sequence MGKQQQVKMLHSNLCALTAITFISWLSLVHGDRLAACFNSTQKSIDIVCGAGAMVRILKAFYGFSPTDSCEYREGDCTLPEYENYPCVGRESCSINLPTGTYGSLIRSCGRYSNYFQVEYECVPATVTNDICSHPQMTAQHGYISTPRYPNNYHKAQNCKTSIKVAPDQQIRLHIIDMDLEQKGKTDCADWMYFNDKFHSITLCGRRANDTYKSYSYFLDIELQAGSDSKSKGFWLYYEAFPPLPTTTLIGGGQKSTTMQQGSSTTPRLLPISTDQSPPPMTQQATTTSTPIPVYHDIVTQSNNKPSLPFAAIAGGVIGTLSVILIILLTLLVIKWFKERRYYQDKDQFLDHRNPAFRSSGDFNACKVEVDYYHC